A portion of the bacterium genome contains these proteins:
- a CDS encoding SGNH/GDSL hydrolase family protein produces MRRRVSVRRVAFSLVTFALAIAALELGLRIAGFRHEPFFDCPSWWSRCGDNPIFEGDPHRFWRLRPNANQDLDQASPHTQTINAGGFRDAPVPIAKAPGEFRVVTLGDSCTFGDGVANWETYAHVLEERLDAQHGKERATVLNAGVPGYTSYQIREYLERDLLAYKPDVVVVYVGFNDNIPPPSGLPDRLIAAGGQGAGALREALHVSRAVQLVERLVDPIRRKIASRRYEDETPPDGEERNFRVTMSDYVANLCAIKRLAGENGARTIVMTLPHAFDKVPERNPVIRRAAGQCGIPLLDLWAILKEHQKAGEDLFNPDGGHPNAHGHAVIAGAILEKLREMNAIAPDMAPAEPD; encoded by the coding sequence ATGAGACGGCGCGTTTCCGTTCGGCGCGTGGCGTTCTCACTCGTCACGTTCGCGCTCGCGATCGCCGCTCTCGAGCTCGGCTTGCGCATCGCGGGATTTCGCCACGAGCCGTTTTTCGACTGCCCGTCGTGGTGGTCGCGCTGCGGCGACAACCCGATCTTCGAGGGCGACCCGCACCGTTTCTGGCGCCTGCGCCCGAACGCGAACCAGGATCTCGATCAGGCGAGCCCGCACACCCAGACGATCAACGCCGGCGGATTCCGCGATGCGCCGGTGCCGATCGCAAAGGCGCCGGGCGAGTTTCGCGTCGTGACGCTCGGCGACTCCTGCACGTTCGGCGACGGCGTCGCGAATTGGGAAACCTACGCGCACGTTCTGGAAGAGCGGCTCGACGCCCAGCATGGCAAGGAGCGCGCCACGGTGCTGAACGCCGGCGTTCCGGGCTACACGAGCTACCAGATTCGCGAATACCTCGAACGCGATCTGCTCGCCTACAAGCCGGACGTCGTCGTCGTGTACGTCGGCTTCAACGACAACATCCCCCCGCCCTCCGGCCTGCCGGATCGCCTGATCGCCGCGGGCGGCCAAGGCGCGGGCGCGCTGCGCGAGGCGCTGCACGTTTCGCGCGCCGTGCAACTCGTCGAGCGCCTGGTCGATCCGATCCGCCGCAAGATCGCAAGCCGCCGCTACGAGGATGAGACGCCGCCGGACGGCGAGGAGCGCAACTTCCGCGTGACGATGAGCGACTACGTCGCGAATCTCTGCGCGATAAAAAGGCTCGCCGGCGAAAACGGCGCGCGCACGATCGTGATGACGCTGCCGCACGCGTTCGACAAGGTGCCCGAGCGCAACCCGGTGATCCGCCGCGCCGCCGGGCAATGCGGCATTCCGCTTCTCGATCTATGGGCGATCCTGAAAGAACACCAGAAGGCGGGCGAGGATCTGTTCAATCCCGACGGCGGGCATCCGAACGCGCACGGTCACGCGGTGATCGCGGGGGCGATCCTCGAAAAGCTGCGCGAGATGAATGCGATCGCGCCGGACATGGCGCCCGCCGAACCCGATTGA